The proteins below come from a single Deinococcus budaensis genomic window:
- a CDS encoding LacI family DNA-binding transcriptional regulator: MNPVVPKAAVSKAASPQGGRLASARPTIDDIARAAGVSKGTVSRVINGHAAVAAQTRERVQAVMTRLDYVPDPAAQQLSWRTGRTLGLSFAQGDPLLSPYHVLFRAALEEHTGALGLQLLNLRADLTRLSRLPSAVLVMHADEDDARLTLLRGRGVPAVLIGHQPGAFWVAPDDQGGAGLATRHLLAAGHRELAYLGRGPSQVAQDRERGFLHAAQAAGARVTSIESDFTVLGGYRAVRRAWEGGQRWTGLFAQSDESAAGAVAALQDLGLRVPADVSVVGFDGLPELPLPVRLTTVAQDIPRIARTALTLMQEASLGQAPRGEFIPVHLVPGATVASPPAAPPPGGTP, encoded by the coding sequence ATGAATCCTGTTGTCCCGAAAGCCGCAGTTTCGAAGGCCGCTTCGCCCCAGGGCGGGCGGCTGGCCTCGGCGCGGCCCACCATTGACGACATCGCGCGGGCGGCGGGGGTGAGCAAGGGCACCGTGAGCCGGGTGATCAACGGCCACGCGGCGGTGGCGGCCCAGACGCGCGAGCGGGTTCAGGCGGTGATGACCCGGCTGGACTACGTGCCCGACCCCGCCGCGCAGCAGCTCAGCTGGCGCACCGGCCGCACGCTGGGGCTGTCCTTTGCCCAGGGTGACCCGCTGCTCAGCCCCTACCACGTGCTGTTCCGGGCGGCGCTGGAGGAGCACACCGGAGCGCTGGGGCTGCAACTGCTCAACCTGCGCGCCGACCTGACCCGGCTGTCCCGGCTGCCCAGCGCGGTGCTGGTCATGCACGCCGATGAGGACGACGCGCGGCTGACGCTGCTGCGTGGGCGCGGGGTTCCTGCGGTGCTGATCGGGCACCAGCCCGGCGCCTTCTGGGTCGCGCCCGACGACCAGGGCGGGGCGGGGCTGGCCACCCGGCACCTGCTCGCCGCCGGGCACCGCGAGCTGGCCTACCTGGGCCGGGGTCCCAGCCAGGTGGCGCAAGACCGCGAACGCGGCTTTCTGCACGCGGCCCAGGCGGCGGGCGCCCGGGTCACGTCCATCGAGTCGGACTTCACCGTGCTGGGCGGCTACCGCGCCGTGCGGCGGGCCTGGGAAGGCGGGCAGCGCTGGACTGGCCTCTTTGCCCAGAGTGACGAGAGCGCCGCCGGCGCCGTCGCCGCCTTGCAGGACCTGGGCCTGCGGGTGCCCGCCGACGTGTCGGTGGTGGGCTTCGACGGCCTGCCCGAGTTGCCGCTGCCTGTGCGCCTGACCACCGTCGCCCAGGACATCCCCCGCATCGCCCGCACCGCGCTGACGCTGATGCAGGAAGCCAGCCTCGGCCAGGCGCCGCGCGGCGAGTTCATTCCCGTTCACCTCGTCCCCGGCGCGACCGTCGCTTCCCCGCCGGCCGCGCCCCCTCCCGGAGGAACCCCATGA
- a CDS encoding carbohydrate ABC transporter permease, with amino-acid sequence MTVLQTPHHPAPSAAARDRWLARRRWARAGWLYAFMLLMSFFFLGPFLMGLLSSLKDDPNEYPPRLLIPQLSAQYIGAAYDLGVQGGGGGWNGGLYPGRTVTFDVQVRSPQGTPAAPPSVALFPYQPVSLVSLTRYAQARDFAQVQLTPTGTVGDVQAYRVTVRYPALTRQNGQRVTGELTAPEGDRLSARLESGRVVPLILDTPEAQAVQFSLSQYQPVELVERGGRYYLAGPVFERTPLQVDVQRGQTLVSSTLPPSDRQNFGRSLAYRNVTPGILGYTFNNYRRAFNETTNPATGTSLFFSWMLNSFLYAFLRVAAAVVFCSLAGYALARLNFPGQTLIFLAFVLFAQMVPSQVNLVSNYVLLNDLGLLNIWGLWFNGLVAAGGVFLMKQFFEGMPRELEESAAIDGAGPFTTFWRVMLPQAGPALIALAITQFQGAWNDFFWPLVILRENTDFTLTVGLSNFRALYGGQGDYGLILAGAVLSAIPVIIIFVIFQRYFVDTGADSAVKG; translated from the coding sequence ATGACGGTCTTGCAAACCCCCCACCACCCGGCGCCCAGCGCCGCCGCCAGGGACCGCTGGCTGGCCCGGCGGCGCTGGGCACGGGCCGGCTGGCTCTACGCCTTTATGCTGCTGATGAGCTTCTTTTTTCTGGGACCGTTCTTGATGGGCCTGCTGAGCAGCCTGAAAGACGACCCCAACGAGTACCCGCCCCGGCTGCTGATTCCGCAGCTCAGCGCCCAGTACATCGGCGCGGCCTACGACCTGGGCGTGCAGGGCGGGGGTGGGGGCTGGAACGGCGGGCTGTACCCGGGCCGCACCGTTACGTTCGACGTGCAGGTGCGCTCGCCGCAGGGCACGCCGGCGGCGCCCCCCAGCGTGGCGCTGTTTCCGTACCAGCCGGTCAGCCTGGTCAGCCTGACGCGCTACGCCCAGGCCCGCGATTTCGCGCAGGTACAGCTCACGCCCACGGGCACGGTGGGGGACGTGCAGGCCTACCGCGTCACGGTGCGCTACCCGGCCCTGACCCGCCAGAACGGGCAGCGGGTGACCGGCGAACTCACGGCTCCCGAGGGCGACCGCCTCAGCGCCCGGCTGGAAAGCGGCCGGGTGGTCCCGCTCATCCTCGACACGCCCGAGGCCCAGGCGGTGCAGTTCAGCCTGTCGCAGTACCAGCCGGTCGAGCTGGTCGAACGCGGCGGCCGCTATTACCTCGCGGGGCCGGTGTTCGAGCGCACCCCCCTCCAGGTAGATGTGCAGCGCGGGCAGACGCTGGTGAGCAGCACCCTGCCGCCCAGTGACCGCCAGAACTTCGGGCGCTCGCTGGCCTACCGCAACGTGACGCCGGGCATCCTGGGCTACACCTTCAACAACTACCGCCGGGCCTTTAACGAGACGACCAACCCCGCTACCGGCACCAGCCTGTTTTTCTCGTGGATGCTCAACTCGTTCCTGTACGCCTTCTTGCGGGTGGCTGCCGCCGTGGTGTTCTGCTCGCTGGCGGGGTACGCCCTGGCGCGGCTGAACTTTCCCGGCCAGACGCTGATCTTCCTGGCGTTCGTGCTGTTTGCGCAGATGGTACCCAGCCAGGTCAACCTGGTCAGCAACTACGTGCTGCTCAATGACCTGGGCCTGCTGAACATCTGGGGCCTGTGGTTCAACGGGCTGGTCGCGGCGGGCGGCGTCTTTCTGATGAAGCAGTTTTTCGAGGGGATGCCGCGCGAGCTGGAAGAATCGGCCGCCATCGACGGCGCCGGCCCCTTCACGACCTTCTGGCGGGTGATGCTGCCGCAGGCGGGTCCGGCATTGATCGCGCTGGCGATCACCCAGTTTCAGGGGGCCTGGAACGACTTTTTCTGGCCGCTGGTGATCTTGCGCGAGAACACCGACTTCACGCTGACGGTGGGGCTGTCGAACTTCCGCGCGCTGTACG
- a CDS encoding carbohydrate ABC transporter permease — translation MFRRGQSTATALLFLAPFLISSAIFFFYAFGRAIYYSFTDFNLFNDPQLIGAQPYAQVLSDPSFRRALANSLVFALVTTTLQTVFALLMAVALNNRLRGMAFFRSAWYMPSITSSVVITLIFLWLFQRRGVANYLVTQWQTYQPLILTFLIGLVVAQIIQVLLERRAGQPAGWFDPALAATSALGAAAVTAALVFLGVTGVREVPPFDYQYFADKWITLGGVQVLSIPLLVIIIQNTFTTVPTLMLFFLAGLQNIPGSLYEAADIDGATPFQKLTNVTVPNLRPVTFYVITVGLIGTMQMFDQVAVIGSAAPQQTIVTLAYYVYTNTFKAGAAPVNMASAAAIILALIILVMVFVQRRFFPSEAR, via the coding sequence ATGTTCCGACGAGGCCAGTCCACCGCGACCGCCCTGCTGTTTCTCGCGCCTTTTCTGATCAGCAGCGCGATCTTTTTCTTTTACGCCTTCGGGCGGGCGATCTACTACTCCTTTACCGACTTCAACCTGTTCAACGATCCGCAGCTGATCGGCGCCCAGCCTTACGCCCAGGTGCTTTCGGACCCGTCGTTCCGGCGGGCGCTCGCCAACAGCCTGGTGTTCGCGCTGGTCACCACCACGCTCCAGACGGTCTTCGCGCTGCTGATGGCGGTGGCGCTGAACAACCGCCTGCGCGGCATGGCTTTTTTCCGTTCGGCGTGGTACATGCCGTCCATCACCAGCAGCGTGGTGATCACCCTGATCTTCCTGTGGCTCTTTCAGCGCCGGGGGGTCGCCAACTACCTGGTGACCCAGTGGCAGACCTACCAGCCCCTGATCCTGACCTTTTTGATCGGGCTGGTGGTCGCGCAGATCATTCAGGTGCTGCTCGAGCGCCGCGCCGGGCAGCCTGCCGGGTGGTTCGACCCGGCGCTGGCGGCCACCAGCGCGCTGGGCGCGGCGGCGGTGACGGCGGCGCTGGTGTTTCTGGGGGTCACGGGCGTGCGCGAGGTGCCGCCTTTCGACTACCAGTATTTCGCCGACAAGTGGATCACGCTGGGCGGGGTGCAGGTGCTGAGCATTCCTTTGCTGGTGATCATCATCCAGAACACCTTCACGACCGTGCCCACGCTGATGCTGTTTTTCCTGGCGGGTCTCCAGAACATTCCGGGGTCGCTGTACGAGGCCGCCGACATCGACGGCGCCACGCCCTTTCAGAAGCTGACGAACGTGACGGTGCCCAACCTGCGCCCGGTGACCTTTTACGTGATCACCGTGGGATTGATCGGCACCATGCAGATGTTCGACCAGGTGGCGGTGATCGGCTCGGCCGCGCCGCAGCAGACCATCGTGACGCTGGCGTACTACGTGTACACCAACACCTTCAAGGCCGGGGCCGCGCCGGTGAACATGGCCTCGGCGGCGGCGATCATCCTGGCGCTGATCATCCTGGTGATGGTCTTCGTGCAGCGGCGCTTCTTCCCGTCGGAGGCCCGCTGA
- a CDS encoding extracellular solute-binding protein, whose protein sequence is MKNALCLTLGLTLLASSAAAQTAKTLTINGYGGTDQTLVNDLINRFVKPTMSKEGVTVVYRPLQGDYNQALTTLLAAGTAGDVMYLPAETLDGFVATKKILPLNGVVNTSPFIKTLNSAFTRGGRTYAVAKDFNTLTMVYNRDLFDEAGVAYPTNNETWTSLATKLRQVKQKLGSDYYGTCLTPNFDRFGAFAYATGWQQFGANGRTNLADPRFAEAFNWYTGLAKDKVGVTPSELSAGWGGDCLKGGKVAVVFEGGWIVNFLRDNAPNLKFGTALMPKNNKTGQRGNFLYTVGWAINSGTKNRAAAVKVLNLLTSPQAQQYVLEQGLAIPSRTSLQNSAYFKKTEAGAQNARLVFQGADDGNVRAFTFGAQGPDWAKPINEALAAVLSGQRSAADALKKAQADMTTFQRR, encoded by the coding sequence ATGAAAAACGCCCTGTGCCTGACCCTCGGCCTGACCCTGCTCGCGTCCAGCGCCGCCGCCCAGACCGCCAAGACCCTCACCATCAACGGGTACGGCGGCACCGACCAGACGCTGGTCAACGACCTGATCAACCGCTTCGTGAAGCCCACCATGAGCAAGGAGGGCGTGACGGTCGTGTACCGCCCGCTTCAGGGCGACTACAACCAGGCGCTGACCACGCTGCTCGCGGCCGGCACCGCCGGGGACGTGATGTACCTCCCGGCCGAGACGCTCGACGGCTTCGTGGCGACCAAGAAGATCCTGCCGCTCAACGGCGTGGTGAACACCAGCCCCTTTATCAAGACCCTGAACAGCGCCTTTACCCGGGGCGGCCGGACCTACGCCGTCGCCAAGGATTTCAACACCCTCACGATGGTCTACAACCGCGACCTGTTCGACGAGGCGGGCGTGGCCTACCCCACCAACAACGAGACCTGGACCAGCCTGGCGACCAAGCTGCGGCAGGTCAAGCAGAAACTGGGGAGCGACTACTACGGCACCTGCCTGACGCCCAACTTCGACCGCTTCGGGGCCTTTGCCTACGCGACCGGCTGGCAGCAGTTCGGCGCGAACGGCCGCACCAACCTGGCCGACCCGCGCTTTGCCGAGGCCTTTAACTGGTACACCGGGCTGGCCAAGGACAAGGTGGGCGTGACCCCCAGCGAACTGTCCGCCGGCTGGGGCGGCGACTGCCTCAAGGGCGGCAAGGTCGCGGTCGTCTTCGAGGGCGGCTGGATCGTGAACTTCCTGCGCGACAACGCGCCCAACCTGAAATTCGGCACCGCGCTGATGCCCAAGAACAACAAGACCGGGCAGCGCGGCAATTTCCTGTACACGGTGGGCTGGGCCATCAACAGCGGCACCAAGAACCGCGCGGCGGCCGTCAAGGTGCTCAACCTGCTCACCAGCCCGCAGGCGCAGCAGTACGTGCTGGAGCAGGGCCTCGCCATTCCCAGCCGCACCTCGCTGCAAAACAGCGCCTACTTCAAGAAGACCGAGGCGGGCGCGCAAAATGCCCGGCTGGTCTTCCAGGGCGCCGACGACGGCAACGTCCGGGCCTTTACCTTCGGCGCGCAGGGGCCGGACTGGGCCAAGCCCATCAACGAAGCGCTGGCCGCCGTCCTCAGCGGGCAGCGCAGCGCCGCCGACGCCCTGAAAAAGGCGCAGGCGGACATGACCACCTTCCAGCGCCGCTGA